GTTCTAATAGTTTTACTTTCATATCATATAATTCTTCTGATGTAGGACAGTTTGCAGCATCATACATTTTATCTATTGGATACCACCATACAGGCCCCTTACCATGAAGCCCATGTCCTTCTAAATCTCCGCTTATTCTTGGGAATAAATGCCAATGTAAATGAGTATCGCCATTTCCTAATAATTCGTAATTCATTTTTTCAGCATGGAAAGCTTTATAAACCGCTTCAGCTATAATTGACATTTCTTCTAAGAACTTCATTTTAAAATCATTTTCAAGCTGAAATATTTCGGTCTTATGTTCTTTGCAAAGAAATAAAGTATACCCTTTAAAATGCTGATGATCACCAATAACTACATAACCGGTTTCAAGTTCTTTTACATAATACGGATTATTTCCATTTTTTATCATTTCAATTCTTTTACATATTAAGCACATGTTTGTCTCCAAATACTTGTTTTTTATAAAAAATATTTATTACAACTATAAATTACCATAACTTATCTAATCGCAGTTCCTATTTTCATATCAAGTCTCCATTGAGGAGGCTTGCCGTCATCTCCCCAATATTCATCCATTGAAACAATCTTATCATCTTCAATTTTTATAAAAGATGTTGCGTGAACCGATGTATCGTTGTTGAATACTTTTACGGCAGTAATGATTAGATTTT
The DNA window shown above is from Treponema denticola and carries:
- a CDS encoding HIT family protein, producing the protein MCLICKRIEMIKNGNNPYYVKELETGYVVIGDHQHFKGYTLFLCKEHKTEIFQLENDFKMKFLEEMSIIAEAVYKAFHAEKMNYELLGNGDTHLHWHLFPRISGDLEGHGLHGKGPVWWYPIDKMYDAANCPTSEELYDMKVKLLEHLKKA